The Balearica regulorum gibbericeps isolate bBalReg1 chromosome 27, bBalReg1.pri, whole genome shotgun sequence genome contains a region encoding:
- the RNF122 gene encoding RING finger protein 122 isoform X1 — protein MPPFQWCNGCSCSLGLIYASKPCTMPPVTFQDLPLNIYMVIFGTGIFVFVLSLIFCCYFISKLRHQAQSQRFGYKEVVLKGDARRLNVHGTCAVCLEDFKVKEELGVLPCQHAFHRKCLVKWLEVRCVCPMCNKPMAGPAQPHAGIGTLLDELV, from the exons GGTGCTCCTGCAGTCTGGGGCTGATTTATGCCAGTAAACCCTGCACGATGCCTCCCGTCACGTTCCAGGATCTGCCACTGAACATCTACATGGTCATTTTCGGCACCGGCATCTTTGTCTTCGTACTCAGCCTCATCTTCTGCTGCTACTTCATCAG CAAACTGCGGCACCAGGCTCAGAGCCAGCGGTTCGGGTACAAGGAG gTGGTTTTGAAAGGCGATGCCCGGAGGCTGAACGTGCACGGG ACCTGTGCCGTCTGCCTGGAAGATTTTAAGGtgaaggaggagctgggggtgcTGCCGTGCCAGCACGCCTTCCACAGAAA GTGCCTGGTGAAGTGGCTGGAGGTGCGCTGCGTTTGTCCCATGTGCAACAAGCCCATGGCGGGGCCGGCGCAGCCCCATGCCGGCATCGGAACCCTCCTGGACGAGCTGGTGTGA
- the RNF122 gene encoding RING finger protein 122 isoform X2, whose protein sequence is MPPFQWCNGCSCSLGLIYASKPCTMPPVTFQDLPLNIYMVIFGTGIFVFVLSLIFCCYFISKLRHQAQSQRFGYKEVVLKGDARRLNVHGQTCAVCLEDFKVKEELGVLPCQHAFHRKCLVKWLEVRCVCPMCNKPMAGPAQPHAGIGTLLDELV, encoded by the exons GGTGCTCCTGCAGTCTGGGGCTGATTTATGCCAGTAAACCCTGCACGATGCCTCCCGTCACGTTCCAGGATCTGCCACTGAACATCTACATGGTCATTTTCGGCACCGGCATCTTTGTCTTCGTACTCAGCCTCATCTTCTGCTGCTACTTCATCAG CAAACTGCGGCACCAGGCTCAGAGCCAGCGGTTCGGGTACAAGGAG gTGGTTTTGAAAGGCGATGCCCGGAGGCTGAACGTGCACGGG CAGACCTGTGCCGTCTGCCTGGAAGATTTTAAGGtgaaggaggagctgggggtgcTGCCGTGCCAGCACGCCTTCCACAGAAA GTGCCTGGTGAAGTGGCTGGAGGTGCGCTGCGTTTGTCCCATGTGCAACAAGCCCATGGCGGGGCCGGCGCAGCCCCATGCCGGCATCGGAACCCTCCTGGACGAGCTGGTGTGA
- the TTI2 gene encoding TELO2-interacting protein 2, whose product MELSGLVRALRLEGPRDGEQPPTAVPPAEQVLLQVGLLFSEGAGGAPKAGLVRDLGALVEAAECRWLFGGLSPATLVELVAALNGYAAPPKQEQDAADLPSKDSAYTATAERAADVGSVFLHLLAKLEAAKTQECLGVPVVGPILCRVMGPIYVFVATHIAARPWTNARSRSVAQELLALLVQAAGCGSVAEFLRGKNEDEEGRFAAVMGLLKQELTKDTWKRNPATKFVFSWTLPHVTRPWLSHYLERVLPPSLLMSDDYREENKVLGVRCLHHIVLNVPAADLCQFNRAQVVYHALYNHLYSREAPLIQAVLLCLLDLLPILERARRQQQEPRPTAPCDEVLQLVLTHMEAEHRLALRRVYAKTLPAFVQRLGILIVRHLKRLERVILGYLEVCDGPEEEARLGILETLQCTIEHAWPRMPCRLPVLLKALLKMIWDVHTDQGSTPEPVKTTLLQGATECLILLDRCSEGQVKVLLEGVYSSCEENRIRECIRKVRENT is encoded by the exons ATGGAGCTCAGCGGCCTGGTGCGAGCCCTGAGGCTGGAGGGGCCGCGGGACGGGGAGCAGCCGCCCACCGCTGTCCCGCCGGCCGAGCAAGTCCTCCTCCAGGTCGGGCTGCTCTTCTCTGAGGGGGCCGGTGGTGCCCCAAAGGCTGGCCTAGTGAGAGACCTGGGTGCGCTGGTGGAGGCTGCGGAGTGCCGGTGGCTTTTTGGAGGCCTGAGCCCTGCGACACTGGTTGAGTTGGTGGCCGCACTGAATGGCTACGCAGCACCCCCAAAGCAGGAGCAGGATGCTGCAGATCTCCCCAGTAAGGACAGTGCATACACGGCCACAGCTGAGAGAGCGGCAGATGTTGGCTCAGTGTTTCTACACCTCCTTGCAAAGCTGGAAGCTGCCAAGACCCAGGAGTGTCTGGGCGTCCCCGTGGTGGGCCCGATCCTGTGCCGTGTGATGGGGCCCATCTACGTGTTTGTCGCAACACATATTGCAGCGAGGCCCTGGACAAATGCGAGGTCTAGGTCGGTGGCGCAGGAGCTGCTTGCGTTGCTGGTTCAGGCTGCAGGCTGCGGGTCGGTGGCTGAATTCCTTCGGGGGAAGAATGAAGATGAGGAAGGAAGATTTGCAGCAGTGATGGGGCTCCTGAAACAGGAGTTAACCAA AGACACTTGGAAGCGTAACCCGGCCACAAAGTTTGTGTTCTCCTGGACGCTGCCTCACGTCACCCGGCCCTGGCTTAGCCATTACCTGGAGCGTGTCCTCCCACCATCGCTGCTCATGTCAGACGACTACCGAGAGGAGAATAAAGTCCTGGGTGTGCGCTGCCTGCATCATATTGTTCTCAATGTG CCAGCTGCTGATCTGTGCCAGTTCAACAGGGCTCAGGTTGTGTACCATGCCCTTTACAACCATCTCTATTCCCGTGAGGCCCCTCTCATCCAG GCAGTACTGCTGTGCCTGCTGGACTTGCTGCCGATCCTGGAGAGAGcacggcggcagcagcaggagcccagACCAACCGCCCCCTGCGATGAGGTGCTGCAGCTGGTTCTGACCCACATGGAGGCAGAGCATCGCCTTGCGCTGCGGCGGGTGTATGCAAAGACCCTTCCTGCCTTTGTGCAGAG ACTCGGCATCCTGATCGTGCGGCACCTGAAGAGGCTGGAGCGAGTTATCCTGGGCTATCTGGAAGTCTGCGATGGCCCTGAGGAAGAAGCCCGCCTGGGAATACTGGAGACACTGCAGTGCACCATAGAGCACGCTTGGCCCAG AATGCCATGCAGACTCCCTGTACTCCTCAAAGCCCTGCTGAAGATGATCTGGGACGTACACACTGACCAAGGTTCAACGCCAGAGCCGGTAAAAACCACCTTGCTCCAAGGGGCCACCGAGTGCCTCATCCTGCTGGATCGCTGCTCCGAAGGGCAAGTGAAG gTCCTGCTCGAAGGCGTGTACAGCAGCTGTGAGGAGAACCGCATACGGGAATGCATCAGAAAAGTGCGAGAGAACACGTGA